A section of the Bradyrhizobium oligotrophicum S58 genome encodes:
- a CDS encoding methanol/ethanol family PQQ-dependent dehydrogenase, with the protein MTITSTAVKTCAVKKWLLSSTVAFTCLTAPAAVAGPIENYSPVTPARLENPEPGNWMLYRRTYDGQGYSPLNQINTTNVKNMVPAWTFATGVIEGHEAPPLVNNGVMFITTPMGQVIALNAKTGDQYWRYKRELPEDLFQLHPTNRGVGLWQDKLYLATTDDHLVALDAKTGKVLWDKKVQDYKKGQYLTLMPLIVDGKVMVGGSGGEFGVRGYVVAYDAEDGKELWRTFTIPGEGEPGHDTWSGDDWKSGGGSAWMTGTYDKDTKTVYWGVGNAAPWPGGMHPGDNLYTSSVIALDPATGKIKTHFQYHQNDSWDWDEVDAPMLVDLQRDGRSFKSLIHPGRDAIFWVLERTPERINYVNGWNFVHTDVWKGIEPETGRPIVDPEHKPTLGKRVDFCPSLWGGKDWPSAAYSQNTRFVYVPANENFCGGFTGEKVPLVPGQLWLGTKPEDIGLTVRPGADHFGELQAWDPATGKKVWAHNFPKSQLFGSVTATAGDLVLVGGTNDRMLRAFHAKTGELLWEQKTNSGIMGMPVAYEVDGTQYIAVQSGWGVDAQRIQDALAKGNIGLEDNVPQGGVVWVFAVKK; encoded by the coding sequence ATGACCATCACGTCCACCGCCGTCAAGACATGTGCCGTCAAGAAATGGCTGCTCTCGAGCACCGTCGCGTTCACCTGTCTCACCGCACCCGCTGCCGTCGCCGGCCCGATCGAGAACTACAGTCCGGTCACGCCTGCGCGGCTCGAAAATCCGGAGCCCGGCAACTGGATGCTGTATCGCCGGACTTATGATGGCCAAGGCTACAGCCCGCTCAATCAGATCAATACCACGAACGTCAAGAACATGGTGCCGGCATGGACCTTCGCCACCGGCGTGATCGAGGGCCATGAGGCGCCGCCGCTGGTCAACAACGGCGTCATGTTCATCACCACGCCGATGGGGCAGGTGATCGCGCTCAACGCCAAGACCGGCGATCAGTACTGGCGCTACAAGCGGGAGCTGCCTGAGGATCTGTTCCAGCTGCATCCGACCAATCGCGGCGTCGGCCTGTGGCAGGACAAGCTGTATCTTGCCACGACGGACGATCATCTGGTCGCGCTCGACGCCAAGACCGGAAAGGTGCTGTGGGACAAGAAGGTCCAGGACTACAAGAAGGGGCAGTATCTGACACTGATGCCGCTCATCGTCGACGGCAAGGTGATGGTCGGCGGCTCCGGCGGCGAGTTCGGCGTGCGCGGCTATGTCGTCGCCTACGACGCCGAGGACGGCAAGGAGCTGTGGCGCACGTTCACCATTCCGGGCGAAGGCGAGCCGGGGCATGACACCTGGAGCGGCGACGACTGGAAGTCTGGCGGCGGCTCGGCCTGGATGACCGGCACCTACGACAAGGACACCAAGACGGTCTATTGGGGCGTCGGCAACGCCGCACCCTGGCCCGGCGGGATGCATCCCGGCGACAATCTCTACACCAGCTCGGTGATCGCGCTCGATCCGGCGACCGGCAAGATCAAGACGCATTTCCAGTATCACCAGAACGACTCATGGGACTGGGACGAGGTCGATGCGCCGATGCTGGTCGACCTGCAGCGTGACGGCCGCAGCTTCAAGAGCCTGATTCATCCCGGCCGTGACGCGATCTTCTGGGTGCTCGAGCGGACGCCGGAGCGGATCAACTATGTCAATGGCTGGAATTTCGTCCACACCGACGTGTGGAAGGGCATCGAGCCCGAGACTGGACGGCCGATCGTCGATCCCGAGCACAAGCCGACGCTGGGCAAGCGCGTCGATTTCTGTCCATCGCTGTGGGGCGGCAAGGATTGGCCGTCGGCCGCCTACAGCCAGAATACCCGCTTCGTCTACGTGCCGGCGAACGAGAATTTCTGCGGCGGCTTCACGGGCGAGAAGGTGCCGCTGGTTCCCGGACAGCTCTGGCTCGGCACCAAGCCCGAGGATATCGGGCTGACGGTGCGGCCGGGCGCGGATCATTTCGGCGAGCTGCAGGCGTGGGATCCGGCAACGGGCAAGAAAGTGTGGGCGCACAATTTCCCGAAGTCGCAGCTGTTCGGTTCGGTGACGGCGACGGCCGGTGACCTCGTTCTGGTCGGCGGCACCAACGACCGCATGCTCCGAGCCTTCCATGCCAAGACCGGAGAGCTGTTGTGGGAGCAGAAGACCAACTCGGGAATCATGGGCATGCCGGTCGCCTATGAGGTCGACGGCACGCAATACATCGCGGTGCAGTCCGGCTGGGGCGTCGACGCGCAGCGCATCCAGGATGCCCTCGCCAAGGGCAACATCGGGCTCGAAGACAACGTTCCGCAAGGCGGTGTGGTCTGGGTGTTCGCCGTCAAGAAGTAG
- a CDS encoding NUDIX domain-containing protein, with translation MPISDHLRAVRSKIGHDLLATTAVSISVFDDTGRILLGRDAETDLWTLPGGAVDPNEHPADAAARECFEETGLVVRPQRLLGVFGGPEFLIRYPNGDLTYYTVIAFEAAIIGGALAPDGEEIASLRFVDRPEWERLAVSPSSRVISQQAFAHHPAPYFAAATWRPES, from the coding sequence CCGATTTCCGATCATCTCAGAGCCGTCCGCAGCAAGATCGGGCATGATCTGCTGGCGACCACGGCTGTCTCCATCTCTGTATTCGACGATACCGGCCGCATCCTGCTGGGGCGCGACGCAGAAACGGATCTGTGGACCCTGCCGGGCGGCGCCGTCGATCCGAACGAGCATCCGGCCGACGCGGCCGCCCGCGAATGCTTCGAAGAGACCGGTCTCGTGGTTCGGCCGCAGCGCCTGCTCGGCGTTTTCGGCGGCCCCGAGTTTCTCATCCGTTATCCCAACGGCGATCTGACCTACTACACGGTGATCGCGTTCGAAGCCGCGATCATCGGCGGTGCGCTCGCGCCGGACGGCGAGGAGATCGCGAGCCTGCGATTCGTCGATCGGCCGGAATGGGAACGGCTCGCGGTGTCGCCATCGAGCCGAGTCATCTCCCAGCAGGCGTTCGCTCACCACCCGGCCCCCTACTTCGCCGCAGCGACCTGGCGGCCCGAGAGCTGA
- a CDS encoding response regulator: MPTVLIIDDDYATRAALETLLKKKRFCVFLAPDGPTGIRLIGSVSFDAVVIDMFMPGMDGIATIRELIKIDPTVPFIAISGYAFTDKKQGAPDFLGMAIKLGATAALQKPFDMLDLLEAVDRAIEVRQRLLAESRRPYPHLSGMPHDEHPGR; the protein is encoded by the coding sequence ATGCCTACTGTTCTCATTATCGATGATGATTATGCCACGCGCGCTGCGCTGGAAACGTTATTGAAGAAGAAGCGATTTTGCGTGTTTCTTGCGCCGGACGGACCGACAGGTATCCGGCTGATCGGCAGTGTCTCGTTCGATGCGGTCGTGATCGACATGTTCATGCCGGGCATGGATGGGATCGCGACGATCCGCGAACTCATCAAGATCGATCCCACCGTGCCGTTCATCGCGATCTCCGGCTACGCGTTCACCGACAAGAAGCAAGGAGCGCCTGACTTCCTCGGTATGGCAATCAAGCTCGGAGCTACGGCTGCGCTGCAGAAGCCGTTCGACATGCTCGATCTGCTCGAAGCCGTCGACCGCGCGATCGAGGTCCGTCAACGCCTGCTGGCCGAGTCCCGGCGACCGTATCCACATCTGTCAGGAATGCCTCATGACGAACATCCTGGTCGTTGA
- a CDS encoding response regulator — protein sequence MTNILVVDDEVGVCCVIQHLLVRDGYAVTAVTDGRLAVDAVARDDFAAALIDLNLADMDGNDVIRAARAARPHMPIVMMSGMVLESGRGTPDFHGLSARVVGLHRLAKPFKPRDLSQLMRDILAQETWPLAVATMTPQ from the coding sequence ATGACGAACATCCTGGTCGTTGATGACGAAGTTGGCGTCTGCTGTGTCATCCAGCATCTTCTGGTACGCGACGGATACGCTGTCACCGCGGTCACTGACGGCCGGCTGGCGGTGGACGCCGTCGCCCGCGACGATTTCGCCGCGGCCCTGATTGATCTCAACCTGGCCGACATGGACGGCAACGATGTCATCCGGGCGGCGCGGGCGGCCCGGCCGCACATGCCGATCGTGATGATGTCGGGCATGGTGCTGGAATCCGGACGCGGGACGCCCGACTTTCACGGCCTCTCGGCCCGGGTGGTCGGCCTGCACCGGTTGGCCAAACCGTTCAAGCCGCGGGACCTGTCGCAGTTGATGCGCGACATTCTCGCGCAGGAGACCTGGCCGCTCGCCGTCGCGACGATGACCCCGCAATGA
- a CDS encoding QcrA and Rieske domain-containing protein: protein MHDHPTRRSVVFGTLAACASVASAAADDDDPRKEKRPQKGDLLVFSEGEREGQTITPNDLKIGEPPIHAWPKDAANAIVRDGSRLNEVLVIRLDPRELDEDTLPRAADGIVAYSAICSHAGCPVTAWIKATEGNDDVFKCMCHNSEYDPRRGAQVVFGPAPRRLAALPLVIRDGALVIAAPFIGKVGGQQG from the coding sequence ATGCACGATCACCCGACACGGCGCTCGGTGGTTTTCGGCACGCTTGCTGCCTGCGCGTCGGTCGCGAGCGCTGCGGCTGATGACGATGATCCGCGCAAGGAGAAGCGGCCGCAAAAAGGTGACCTGCTCGTGTTCTCGGAAGGGGAGCGCGAAGGACAGACAATCACGCCGAACGATTTGAAAATCGGCGAGCCGCCGATTCATGCGTGGCCGAAGGATGCTGCGAACGCGATCGTCCGCGACGGATCGCGGCTGAACGAGGTGCTGGTCATCAGGCTCGATCCGCGCGAGCTCGATGAGGACACGCTTCCGCGCGCGGCGGACGGCATCGTTGCTTACTCGGCGATCTGCTCGCATGCGGGATGCCCGGTCACGGCCTGGATCAAGGCCACGGAGGGCAACGACGATGTCTTCAAGTGCATGTGCCACAACTCCGAATACGACCCTCGGCGCGGCGCTCAGGTCGTGTTCGGCCCCGCACCGCGGCGGCTTGCCGCGCTGCCCCTGGTGATCAGAGACGGTGCGCTCGTCATCGCTGCGCCTTTCATCGGAAAGGTAGGTGGCCAGCAGGGCTGA
- a CDS encoding EamA family transporter, whose protein sequence is MDPLAAFLMLLAGLLHATWHAIVKTGSGLSILAGMGLVSGVLTLPFMFFVPVPSASTWPIILASLALHAGYKASLAIAYRSADLGRSYPIARGTVPLFATLFAYLGLHQLPQPGQFVGIAIIVLGILGLARDRIHGPIDRRALWAAVCAAAMVAAYSVVDAAGTRQPEGWASFTVWLIVLDSTVFFIVATTQRGPAILSDIREAAVPVLIAGLLGLTSFAVFLWALSRNPIASVVAFRECSILFATLIGVFFLKERATPRRLCCAGFVAVGLVAIALLKPT, encoded by the coding sequence TTGGACCCCCTTGCCGCTTTCCTGATGCTGCTGGCCGGTCTGCTTCACGCGACTTGGCATGCCATCGTCAAGACCGGCAGCGGTCTTTCCATCCTGGCCGGCATGGGTCTCGTGAGCGGCGTGCTCACCCTGCCCTTCATGTTCTTCGTCCCAGTTCCGTCTGCATCGACCTGGCCGATCATTCTGGCCTCTCTCGCCCTGCACGCCGGATACAAGGCGAGCCTTGCGATCGCCTATCGCTCTGCCGACCTTGGGCGCTCCTATCCGATCGCCCGCGGCACGGTGCCGCTGTTCGCAACGCTGTTCGCCTATCTCGGTCTGCATCAACTGCCTCAACCGGGACAGTTCGTCGGCATTGCCATCATCGTGCTCGGCATTCTCGGCCTCGCACGTGACCGAATCCACGGACCCATCGACCGCCGCGCCTTGTGGGCCGCGGTCTGTGCTGCTGCAATGGTCGCTGCCTATTCGGTCGTCGATGCGGCCGGCACCCGGCAGCCCGAGGGCTGGGCCTCGTTCACGGTCTGGCTGATCGTGCTCGACAGTACCGTGTTCTTTATCGTCGCGACGACTCAAAGAGGGCCAGCGATTCTGTCGGACATTCGAGAAGCCGCAGTCCCAGTGCTCATCGCGGGACTGCTCGGCCTCACGTCGTTCGCCGTGTTCCTCTGGGCACTGAGCCGAAATCCGATCGCGAGCGTGGTGGCTTTTCGCGAATGCAGCATCCTCTTTGCGACACTGATCGGAGTGTTCTTCCTGAAGGAGCGCGCGACACCGCGCCGACTTTGCTGTGCCGGGTTTGTCGCAGTCGGCCTCGTCGCCATCGCGTTGCTCAAGCCGACGTAG
- a CDS encoding tRNA-uridine aminocarboxypropyltransferase has protein sequence MSDLPHDHPPLATEAPPDCPRCQKPLPLCICDSVTPLESRLGLLILQHPQEQDRALGTARLAAQHFKNTVVKVGLSWPSLAKALGRPVADPARWAILYLGSAKAAELDPESEVLALTRKGEVADNQRAILKSIEGVILLDGTWSQAKALWWRNPWMLKCQRVILGPRQPSRYGRLRREPRRDGLSTIEAAGLLMAALERRPEIASSLDASFERMLARYREVEKDQPELTPKPKSRKPDWRGRKRRV, from the coding sequence ATGTCAGACCTGCCACACGATCACCCGCCGCTCGCCACCGAGGCGCCTCCCGACTGCCCGCGCTGCCAGAAGCCGCTGCCGCTCTGCATCTGCGACAGCGTGACGCCGCTGGAGAGCCGGCTGGGACTCCTGATCCTGCAGCACCCGCAGGAGCAGGACCGCGCGCTCGGCACTGCGCGGCTCGCCGCGCAGCATTTCAAGAACACCGTGGTCAAGGTCGGGCTGTCCTGGCCGAGCCTCGCCAAGGCGCTGGGACGGCCGGTCGCCGATCCCGCACGCTGGGCGATTCTCTATCTTGGCTCGGCCAAGGCGGCCGAGCTGGATCCGGAGAGCGAGGTGCTCGCGCTGACCCGCAAGGGCGAAGTGGCCGACAACCAGCGCGCCATCCTCAAATCCATCGAAGGCGTGATTCTGCTCGACGGCACCTGGAGCCAAGCCAAGGCGCTGTGGTGGCGCAATCCGTGGATGCTGAAATGCCAGCGCGTCATCCTCGGACCGCGCCAGCCCTCGCGCTACGGCCGGCTGCGCCGGGAGCCGCGCCGGGACGGGCTGTCGACGATCGAGGCGGCAGGCCTGCTGATGGCCGCGCTGGAACGCCGGCCGGAGATCGCCTCAAGCCTCGATGCGAGCTTCGAGCGCATGCTGGCGCGGTATCGGGAGGTGGAAAAGGATCAGCCCGAGCTGACGCCTAAGCCCAAGTCCCGCAAGCCGGATTGGCGCGGCCGTAAACGCCGGGTTTAG